Genomic DNA from Fusarium keratoplasticum isolate Fu6.1 chromosome 2, whole genome shotgun sequence:
CGGGAGAACCGCGGGGTTCATGATAGCTCGGGGTCTGAACAACATCCGACGACGCCGGAATTCGAGTCGGTAAGTTGTTATCGGACATGACGATCGACACGATATTCTATAAGAACGTCAAGATGCCCTTCCATCATTATGCATTTCTAGAAAGAGACCAAAGCCTCAGCCATAACCTCTTGTCAATATGCTGCCTTCTTTTGTTAACGCCGCTCGGGTTTTAGCCCTTGGAGCTCTCCTGGTTCCCGCCGTCCAGGCCGACTTTGACGCTGGCCTAGAATGGATCTCTACAAACAAGTCTTTGCCGAAAGTCGTGTGCGTACCCCAATTTCCTCTCCCTGTTCCTTTGAACTGACAGAAAGATACAGCATCTATAGCGCTAGAGGCACCATCCTCTCCGCATCAAACTATAGCCGACTTGACAATGTCAACTACGGTTCCGGAGTTGGGCCCACGCCACAGCAGCTGATCGGCAACGTTTCAGAGGTTCTGGATGTCGCCCAGTTGGCAGTTGTCAACTTCAACGTCTCCGGTGGCAGCTCGGGCTTGAACTCGTCGCTCTATCTCAACATTAGCCAGCACGCCAACCGACAGCTATGTGACCCAGACTCGGATATTGTTGGTGCCATCATGTTTCACGGCACAAACACTCTTGAAGAGACGGTAAGTTCACTGTTCCTTAATACATGCCTGTGTGCTGACTGTTACTAGGCCTTTGGAGTTGATCTTACCTTCAACTGCTCCAAGCCATTCATTGCTACTGGTGCCATGCGCCCAGACACTTACGTCTCTCCTGACGGACGTTCAAACTTTTACCAggccgtcgctgctgctgtctcCCCCGCATCACGCAACCGCGGAGGTTTGATTGCTTTCAATGACCGGTAAGCAGGTCCGTAGCATCTGGAGAACTTAACTAACTGGTGCAGAATTACCTCGATATTCTACTCCACAAAGCTTAATGCCAACACTCCAGATACCTTCAAGTCCTTGGAACAGGGCAATCTGGGAGCGTTCTTGGGCGGCCAGCCATTCTACTACTTCGGCCCAGCTTATCCAACTGGTCGGCCTTATTTCGACGTTACCAACACGACTGAACTGCCTTCTGTTGCCATTTTCTTCGGACACCGTACGTTGTCTTATAAGCACTGAAGATATCTTTGTGAATAGACTTGAGTGCTAACGTAGGTAAACAGAGGGCTTTGATGCTTCGCTGATGTACGCAGCTGTTGCTAACGGCGCCAAGTAAGTTCACCCAAAAACATCAAGACACCTAATACTAACTTAAACCAAAGGGGTCTGGTTGTCATGGGCCCTGGAGCAGCTTCCCTCAGCCCCGGTGCCCGAGAAGCTGCCGCGGAActcttcaagaagggcaTCCCAACCGTTGCTGTCGCCCGACCTACCACAGGAACTGGCGTGCCATCTATTAATCCTGGCCCCGTGTATGCTGACTCATCTTCCCTGTGAATTTAAAATACTGACGATGTCTCCAGTTTCTTCTCAAGCTATGTTGGTGCTGAGCAGGCCCGTGTGATGCTCCAGCTTGCAATCAACGCCGGACTTAGCCTCGACGAGATTCGGGATTTGTTTGAAACCCCTTTGAGAGAAGCGGTTTACGCCCCTTGGGCTAATCAGCTAGCCTATTACTAGAGAGGAATGGGGATACTAGGCTATGAACGTGGTTTCAGCATTGTTGCTTTAGTCACTAATGGAAATGAGTAAACGCCTCTAACGATATGAATACAAGTTTCATATCGCTGAAGATAATTTAGAATGCCAACGAACGTAGTTCCTGATATGTGACAAACTAAAACCAATGCCAAAACACACGACAAGTTCCCAACGTATTGAAAGTATAGGTATTTCGAGATACCAATACCGGAAGTGACATAAAGGCAACCACAATCATGTTAATTATCCTATCCCCTTCACCGTCAACCGTTGAGTGGGTTTGTGTTTATCCACGGCCAATACCTAGGTTCAAACTGCTACCCCATTACTCACTCTGTCTGAAAATGACATGGTAGAACTTATTTGAAACCGAGGAACACTTTAGGGTGGAAACCGGGCAAGGGATGTTGAGCTTGTCCTAGGAGGCAGTCCTCCGCCAGAATCTGCGACACCTTTTAAACTATCCTAAGAAAACATCGTGTCTTCCTCCTTTAACAACCAATTCCAATTCTAGGGACCTGCTGCCATTCTAGATAAGGTTCAAATACTTGAAAGCCTTATTAGTTACTTAACCTTCCACTTCGTCCCTAAACAAGGACTAGCAACGGCACGGGAAGACAAGGCATGGGCTTTATTGTTatgcagctcaaggccactgtgttagcattgggatatgatgctatgatgtgttgacaatgtgttctttattatagttgaagcccggcccttgatgggttaactgagccagaagatcgttATGCAGCTCGAACAAACTTAATCTGGCTGTTTAAGAAGCCGGTAATCTCCCTGTCCTCCCAACACAGTGGAACATCGGAGCCGCAGGGTTGATCCCCAGCAGCTGAGTGGGTATCCAGACATGATTTCTCTTGCAAACTGACCACTGTCTCCAAACAGGCACCTGAAGATGGACCCTCGATTTCTCACTGGCTCAACTGCCATCAAAGCTTGAACGAGAAAAGAAACACTCTCACTCCCTCCTTGGCGCTTGAGCGAGTTTCCATTAAATCCATCATTAATGGTCAGGCTGGTCTAATGCCCCCACCACGCTTGAGTCCTGAGCTGACAAGATGAGCGAGTTCGAGGTGGTTGCTATTGGTGGAGCCGGGGCTAGACGCGGACCCCTGCGAACATCTTTGACAACCTGCTCCAAGGGCACATTGCGCCTGCGGGAGAGGCATTGCAACCGTAGAACTAGAGAGGATGCGTACGCTACGGCTCCTTTCACTCACGGTACGTATCCATTCATCGCCTGTTTAACGTCAGGGAACCCCCCCATAGGACGCTTGATCTCCGATGCCCCTGTTCATGTCTGTTGGTTCGACATGAATATCACCTTCAATCCCACACATGCTACGGGGGTTGGTGGCTTCAGATGAGCGAGTTTTCTTAAAATTAGTGCAGGTGCTGTTTATTGTCTCCACAAGCTCAGAGAGATGCATATAGTCGAGTCTGGTTCCGGCCAGAGCAGCCGATCCAGATCTTCTTCTgcaccatccatctctaCCCTTCGCTACAAGAGTCAACCGCCATGGGCCAGGTTCAAAATCAAGGCCACGCCAGCGATCTGGCTGAGAAAGAGGTGGGCGTCATCAGAGAGTCGCCTTCCAGCACCGACAATGAAGAGCCTATCAACTCAAACGCACAGGCCGGCGTCCAAAAGATCGAAGCCCTCACCTCGGTGTGGACGACCCGATCCATTATCGCGGCCTACATGATCATTTGGTTCGTCTACTTTGTCGACATGCTTCTCCAAGGCGTTGGTGGCTCGCTCAATCTCTGGGTCACGTCGGCGTTTGCGCAGCACTCCCTCACGCCAACCGTCATGATCttcagcagcatcatcggCGCCGTCTTTAAGCTCACCATCGCAAAGATCCTCGACGTCTTCGGCCGACCCCACGGATACCTCctctccgtcttcttcgccatcatcggtcTCATAATGATGGCTGCCTGCAACAACGTTGAAGCCTACGCCGCCGCTCAGGTCTTTTACACAGTTGGTAACAACGCTCTGCTGTACACCATCAGCGTCTTCATTGCCGACTCTTCATCTCTACGCAATCGAGGTCTTGTGAACGCCTTCGTCGGTACACCAAACTTCATCACGGTCTGGGTAGCTGGTCCTATGTCTGAGGCATACCTCAAGGGGCCCGGTTGGCGTTGGTGCTTCGGCACCTTTGCGATCCTCCTCCCGGCTGTGACTATTCCGCTCTTCGGAATTTTCGCCTACAACCAtcaaaaggccaagaagcaaaacCTGCTCCCCAAAACCAAGAGTGGGAGAACCGTGCTGGAGTCTCTGCTTTACTACTGCCGCGAGTTTGACGCcgttggccttcttctgtTGTCTGGCGGCATGGCCCTGTTTCTGCTGCCCTTCAACATCTATTCCTTGCAAGCACAAGGGTGGCGGGCCCCCCTCATCATCTGTCTGCTTGTTTTTGGATTCGCTCTTATTGTCGCCTTTGTCATCTGGGAGAGATTTTTCGCCCCCGTCACTTTTAtccccttctctctcctccgaGACCGAACACTCCTAGGCGCATGTGTTATCGGCTTTGTGCTCTTTCTGAGTTACTACTGCTGGAATGCATACTTTACCTCTTTCCTGCTAGTTGTCAACGGCCTGAGCGTCACGCACGCCAGCTACGTCGCCCAGACTTACACTATTGGCTCTTGCTTACTATGCATCTTCACGGGATGGTTGATCCGCCACACTGGTCGCTATAAGCCCGTATGCCTCTACTTTGGTGTCCCCATGAGCATCTTTGGCGTGGGCCTGATGATTCACTTCCGCCAACCTGGTATCGATATTGGATACATCGTCATGTGCCAGATCTTCATCTCCTTTGCCGGCGGGGTCGTCATGATCGCTGGTGGTGTCGCTGCCGTGGCCACCGCTTCTCACCAACATATTGCCGttgtcatcgccatccagGCCATGTTCTCCGAGGTTGGTGGTGCTATTGGTCTCTCAATTGCCGCTGCTATCTGGCAGGGCGTGTTTcccaagaagctggctgaATACCTCCCTGCTGGGGAGCTTCCTCATCTGTTTGACATATATGCCACCGTCGAGGCGCAGCTGGCATATCCTGAAGGTACTCCTGCCCGCGAGGCTGTTCAGCACGCCTACGGCGATGCGCAAAAGATGATCTTGATTGCTAGCACGGCTGTTTGGGCTATTGGTCTGGTGGCGACGCTTGTGTGGAAGGATATcaacgtcaaggagatcaagcaGGTAAAGGGTAACGTCATCTGAGCTCAGAGAAGAGAAGCGATGTGGCGCCTGGTTCTTTTCAAGGCAATGTGCTTGCCTGGGGAAACAAAGGGGATAGTGGTATTAGGCAATAGTTATGGGTAGACTTGTAGGAGAGAAGATATATCAGTCATCCTTTGTCATCTGGAAAAGAGGATTACAAAATTGCTTGTCCAGTGATCATTATTGCGGCTTAGCTGCAGGTAATAATGCCGAGACTTATGTGGGTGGCGCACACGGGTCTCGGGCTGACTCTTCAAGTTCAGTCCAAGTCCAGACACACCCCAgagtcttggcttcctcccACGAGACTCCTTACCTACCCTTATTCTCACCAAGGTACCTGGGTACAGAGGTAGTTAAGCGGTTGTGCAATTCCTCGGCTTACCTGACATCACAACCACTGTAGATATCGATTATTGTTACTCCAACGGGGATGTTCCCAACATTCGAGGTCAAGGGTCGTAATCATCATGCCAGACCCCTGCCACAGCGTGTCAGATCGATCCGCCATAGGGCTGATCCTTCTACTGAGACCTGGAGTAAGCACCACTCGATTCTTGTGTCCCTCCACCGCCTCTGCTTCATTCTGGAAATATGGCGCGACAAAGGTGTCCGGCGCGGATACGTCCAACGACACAGCCACTTGGGTCAATACTCATGTCGACAGGGATAAGACAAGACGCTTAACTACTTCGAGGCCAATCCAAAGCATTGCAGATGATGCTCGACCCCACAAACATGGGCAAATTTACCATGAGCTCGGGGCATTAGCCTCAAGATCCCTGCTTCGTTGTATCCCTCAACCTTGAAGGGTACCAGCGCCATCCAATCATGACTGCTTGATCTACTCCCAGGGCCGACGACGCTATTCCCAAGAGAGTGAGATTCGGCGCTCCCTCCTTAATAGTGGAGCATCTGgtctctccatcttcagccaGGCCAATCATTCATTGACAAGCATTGCCTGAACGATCGGTCGCTGTATTACACCAGCTTCGCACTTGTGTTGCCTCTCCTCAGCTCGGAGATACAAAACCTAAACTGGTCCCTCCCGGGATCAGATCCCGTTGTTTACGTCTTATCTTTCCTTTCCTTGCTTggtcgacatcttcatccaACCGCAACATCATGGCAGGCGTCCCGTCTAGCAAAGGCTGCAGGGCCTGTGTCCGACAGAAGAAAAAGGTACCCTTGGTTTCCACTTGTTGAATCCCCACACTCACGCCAGGATTCCAGTGTGATCAGGTCAAGCCAGTTTGCGCCAGATGCGCCAGACTCAAGATTGCCTGTATCGGCTCTGGCGAGCAAAAGTGGAAGTTCAAGCCAGTGTCCTTTCAACCAGTGGCTTTCCAACCGGCCGTCGTTGAGGAAATCCCCAAGAAACCGAGAAGATCCATCAAAGTCTCGGTCCCACCAGTTCCGGAGAACATCATCACGAGCATCGCAGGAAGGTTCATCGCGGCTCTCGAAGTATCAGATATTAGGTACAGCCTCAGCAGTTATGGCGACTTTCTCGAGCATATCCCCCGGCGGCTTGGTCGGAGTGAGGCCCTCGACGCATCAGTCAAGGCTTTGGTCAGCGCATTTCCGTATCACTACACACGACATCTACCACAGGACGCTTTAGCCAACTACATCGACGCTTTGAAGGCTTTGAGGATATGTCTCAACTGTCCAGACAAGAGACTGGCCCCCGAGACACTATCCGCTATTTACATCATCATGATTTGCCAGGTAACTACAGCCACGTTCATCAAACGACTAATCTGACTTTGCCAAGGGCTGGATAGGGCGCTCTGATGACTATGTTAGAAGCCATGGGGAAATCTTGGCCCACCTGGCAAGTTCTGCCATCGTGCAAAACTGGAAAGATACGTTTGAGTTGCAGCTCCTCGAAACCCTGTTTGTACCGCTGGTAGGTTGTCTTGACCCCAAACCTCGAGTTTGAAGCTGACATATCATTCACTTTGATAGATCCTCGAGGCAATGGTCAATCCAGCTATCACGATGGAATCCTGGTTTCTACTCGTCGACTACTGCATACCACAAGCATCATTCGAGAAGGCCCACGGACTGCGAATCCCAAGTGTGGAAGCGCAAAAGTTGATTCGAATGCCTGTCTTCTTCCATAGCCCTATGCTCTACATCGACGAGATAAAGTCGGCGTACCAGGAGATGCAACAAGATCTGCCTGGCATCCGCCAATAccttgccaacctcgatCGGAACGAATCTGCGCGAGGGAATCGGGCCAAGTTGTCCCACAAGTTTCGAGTTGTACATGCTTTGCTTCTCACTCTGGCAATTCCGTTAAATAGTCTTCTACGGACACTTTACCCAAATGATGAAGTGTTGTTTCAAGAAGCAATCGCATTGACCAACGAGTTCATCATGTTGGCGCAACACGCTTCTCAGCACCGGCCACTTGGTGCCACCTATATCCCTCCCTGCCTAGCGGGCGTGGTGAGTTTTGATATCATCTAACTGCACAAAGACCCATCACTAACACATCACCAGTGGGCGATAACAGATTCTTTGCATGTGCAGCAGGCCGAGCTACAAAGGTTGATGGAAGAATATCAGCCGGATTCACCACTTATAAACTGGATGGAGCAGGCAGTGTGGCTCAAGGCATCACATAAAACGCTACTCGACCAAGTAGCTGGGAGAGCGAGCAGTGAGGGTAGCTGGGATGGCCATTTATCAAT
This window encodes:
- a CDS encoding Asparaginase — protein: MLPSFVNAARVLALGALLVPAVQADFDAGLEWISTNKSLPKVVIYSARGTILSASNYSRLDNVNYGSGVGPTPQQLIGNVSEVLDVAQLAVVNFNVSGGSSGLNSSLYLNISQHANRQLCDPDSDIVGAIMFHGTNTLEETAFGVDLTFNCSKPFIATGAMRPDTYVSPDGRSNFYQAVAAAVSPASRNRGGLIAFNDRITSIFYSTKLNANTPDTFKSLEQGNLGAFLGGQPFYYFGPAYPTGRPYFDVTNTTELPSVAIFFGHQGFDASLMYAAVANGAKGLVVMGPGAASLSPGAREAAAELFKKGIPTVAVARPTTGTGVPSINPGPVFFSSYVGAEQARVMLQLAINAGLSLDEIRDLFETPLREAVYAPWANQLAYY
- a CDS encoding Zn(2)-C6 fungal-type domain-containing protein; translation: MAGVPSSKGCRACVRQKKKCDQVKPVCARCARLKIACIGSGEQKWKFKPVSFQPVAFQPAVVEEIPKKPRRSIKVSVPPVPENIITSIAGRFIAALEVSDIRYSLSSYGDFLEHIPRRLGRSEALDASVKALVSAFPYHYTRHLPQDALANYIDALKALRICLNCPDKRLAPETLSAIYIIMICQGWIGRSDDYVRSHGEILAHLASSAIVQNWKDTFELQLLETLFVPLILEAMVNPAITMESWFLLVDYCIPQASFEKAHGLRIPSVEAQKLIRMPVFFHSPMLYIDEIKSAYQEMQQDLPGIRQYLANLDRNESARGNRAKLSHKFRVVHALLLTLAIPLNSLLRTLYPNDEVLFQEAIALTNEFIMLAQHASQHRPLGATYIPPCLAGVWAITDSLHVQQAELQRLMEEYQPDSPLINWMEQAVWLKASHKTLLDQVAGRASSEGSWDGHLSMVHCMAGFGPSGSCLFA